Within the Gloeobacter kilaueensis JS1 genome, the region AGTTGCAGGAGCCGCTCGTCCCCTAGATTGCTAGACATTGCTATCCAGGTAAAAGACGTACTCGTAGCGGTTGTCGCCGCTGGGGCCGGTGCGCTCAAAGCCCAGGTGTTCGTAAAAGCGGATGGCGACAGTGTTGGTGTTGAGCACCGTGAGCGTGCAGCGCTGCACACCCTGGGCCTCCAGTTCTCCCCGTACCAGTTGCCAGAGGGCTGTGCCGAGCCCGAGCCCCTGGCACTCGGGAGCGACGTACAGCCGCGACAGGTGCGCCCTGTCCGCCGCGATCACCGCCTGGGTAAAGCCAATCAAGCCCCCAGCAGGATCTTCTGCCACCCAGAAGCGACCGTCCGCCCGCTCAGCGGCGTAGGCGATGGTTTCAAGATTGTAGGTGTAGCGAATAAATGACTCGATCGCCTCGTCGCTCAACAGACCCCGATAGGTTTGCCACCAGCAACGGGTAGCGAGCGCCTGCAGCGCATCGAAGTCTTCCCGCACCAGGGGGCGCAGATCGACTGGACCAAGGGGGCACAGAACGAGCGCCCGGCGGGTGTAGCGCCCGACGCCCTGCTCGTCGCAGTTGCGCCGCAACTGCACGAGCCGCTTGAGCGTGAGTGGATGCTGCCAGTCCGGTGCCACCTCCGCCAGCGGCACCAGCACGAAGGCCCGCTCCTCCAGGCGCGGATGGGGCAACGTCAGCTCCGGGCTCGCCAGCACGCAGTCGTCGTACCAGAGCAGATCGAGATCGAGGGTACGCGCTCCCCAATGCACCGTCCGTACCCGGCCCGCCTCTACTTCGCGCTGCTGCAGTTCAGCCAGCAATCGCAGCGGCGAGAGGCTGGTCTCGAGCACCAGGCAGCCGTTGATGTAGAGCGGCTGCGGTGGACCGACAGGTTCGGTCTCATACCAGCTTGAAATCGCCTTCACCTCCAGGCCGATCGCTGGTCGGTGCAGCGATCGCACAGCTCTGGTGAGCACGGCAAAGCGCTCCCCCAGATTGGCCCCCAGTGCGATTGCCGCTCTTGCCACGGCGGTTGCCCTCTCTTTTCCCCCAGGATATATTTCGAGAGGGTCTTTCTTCAGCGGTGCTGAAGGTTCAACAAGCGTGTGTCTCTCCTACTAGAGCTGTTTTCTACACCAAAACCGATCGTCGGTGTCGTTCACCTGCTGCCACTGCCGACCTCGCCGCGCTGGTCGGGTTCCCTCGACGCTGTGATTGCCCGCGCCGAGCAGGAGGCGACGGCCCTCGCCACCGGCGGCGTCGATGGGCTCATTGTTGAAAATTATTACGATGCGCCGTTCGTACCGGGCCGCGTCGATCCGGCGGTGGTGGCGGCGATGAGCCTGATCGTCAAGCGCATTTTGCACCTGGTATCGGTGCCGGTGGGTATAAACGTCCTGCGCAACGACGCCCACGCAGCCCTCGCTATCAGTGCCTGCACCGGTGCCCAGTTCATTCGCGTCAACGTCCTGGTGGGCACGATGGCCACCGACCAGGGTCTGATTCAAGGAGAAGCCCACTCGGTCCTGCGCTACCGCCGCGAGCTTGGCACCCGGACGCGCATCTTTGCCGATGTGCTGGTCAAACACGCTTCGCCTCTAGGAAGTACCGATCTCTTTCAGGTGGCCCGCGACACCGTGGAGCGCGGCCTGGCCGACGGCATCATCGTCTCCGGCACCGCCACCGGCAGGCCACCCGACCTTGCCGACCTCGAAACCGCCCGCGCCGCCGTGCCGGAGGTACCGATCTTGATCGGTTCCGGCGCGACGCCCGACAACATTGCCCAACTGCTCGATCTGGCCGACGGTGCAATCGTCGCGAGTGCCCTCAAGCGCTTCGGCAAGCCGGACCAGCCCATCGATCCGCACCGCACCCGCCAGTTCGTCGATGCCAGTCACTATCCCACCAACGGCACGGGCATCAATCCGGGCCTGGTGGCTGACCTCGAAGAAGTCGAGAGCCTGTTTTGAGGCAGGGCAGCTACGAATGACTCAGCTTATACAGTTTTCATGAATCGTCCCTTCGATTTTTCTGCCCAGGCCCGCGAAGAGCGCGCCACCGATCCGGCTTTGCTCGCCTCGGCTCTGGCCCTGATGTACGACCGGGCGATACGCACCGGCTGGGAGCTGGACATGCCCTGCCGGCAGGAGCACGGCGGGGCGTTTCTAGCACGCATTGCAGAGCTGCTGCAGGCCCTCAAGCAACAACCCACCCCAGAAGAAATCTCTAGCTGGGAGCAGTCCCTCACGACTTACCTGGCCGAAGGAGCGCAGCGCGATCCTGCCCCTCGCCTGGCTGTCGCCCTGGAGCTGGCCGACGAGATGTCGGGTCTGGCGGGCGGATTCGTGCTCCAGTTCTCGTTTATCCCCGAAGAAAATCCTGCTGCCCTCCTGGACAGTGGGGCAGCGCCCGACCAACTGCTGCAGGTGCGGGGGGTATTGCGCCTGCCCTGTCTGCCGTCGTTTCTGGGCGAGCAGGTCCGGCTTTTGGGGAACATCCTGCGCGCTCTGGGCCAGCGCCACCTGGGCGCAGAGGATCTGGAGGGCTGGCGCGCCAGCTTTGCACCCCTGCTGCCGGAATGGTTTGCCCAGAGCGCGAATGCCTGTCTGCAGGTCCAGTTTGCTTCCCTCGATCCGGCAATCGGACTTGCGGGCGGCATCGACCTCGAGGTGAGCCGCATCTTTGCATCGATCGAGAGCCACTACCAGCGCTGGAGCCGGACGCGGGAGGGTCCGCTCTTCGGCGAGCATCCAGACGCGATGGCGCTGAACGTGGCCGCTTGCCTGGGCGAAGCTGCCGCTGCCCCTGTGCTCGACGTTGGAGCCGGTACAGGCCGCAACAGCCTCGCTCTTGCCCGCCTGGGCCATCCGGTCGATGCGCTGGAGCTGACGGTCGTGCTCACCGAACAGCTAGACGCCGCAGTAGAAGCCGAAGGACTGCCGGTGCGCGTCCTGCAGGGGGACATCTTCGACGCTGAACTGGCTTTGCCCCCTTCCAGCTACCGGCTCGTGCTGCTCTCGGAGGTGATTGCCTCGCACTTCCGCTCGGTAGACGAGCTGCGGCGGCTACTCATCCGCGCCTGCGAACTGCTCGCACCGGGCGGCATGCTGCTGTTCGACGTTTTTCTGGCCGATCCGGACTTTGAACCTTCTGCTGCGGCCCGCGAGATGTCGCAGCTGTACTGGTGCTGGCTGCTCACCCCCACAGAACTGCAACAAGCACTGGCGGGCCTCCCCCTGGTCCTGGTGGCGGACGAAGCGGTACTCGACTACGAGCGCACCCACCTGCCCCCCGAACTCTGGCCACCGACGCGCTGGTACGTGCAGTGGACGAGCGGGCGCAACCTCTTTCCGGTAGTCGGCAGACCGCCCGTGGAGCGCCACTGGCTGCTCTGCCGCAGGTAGGCGGGGGCAGGATACCCGTTCCAGCTCGATAGCCAGACAACCTCGGTTTCTCAGCCGAAAGCCGCCGGGCTGGTGTCACAATTGGCGATAGAGCCTGAAACTGTGACACCGACAAAATGCCTGCCAGCAAAAGGTTATGAGCGATTCACGTCAAATAAACTGTGACAGTGTTGTGCTCAGGAGCGAGCTTCTGAAAGAACTCGGGGGCTTGCCTGAAATTTCCGTTTCCAATCAAGAATGGATGTACATGCTCGAAGAGGAAACGCGCAATTCCCTGTCCATCGAGGGAATCTTCACCAGCGAGCAGAACCTGCAGGCGGTACTCAGTGGGCGCAAGAGCGCTCCCGAAGTTCTCAACTACTACCGCACCGCCGAATCCGTGTACGATCAGGCGCTGCAGTACTACCGCGAAGAGGATTTCCGGCTGGATACGGCTCTGGTACGGCACATCCATAGCAGCCTGTTCAAGGAAGTAACCGATCGGCGCGGTGAATTTCGGCACGGTGCGATCCGCATCCAGGGAGCCCAGGTGCAGCCTCCTGACCGAGACATCGACCAGTACGTGCGCGTCTATCTTGAATTGTGCCGGTCATCTCTTAAAAAGCAGCCGCTTCTTGCTGCCCTTGCCCGCTCGCACATCCTGTTCGAGAGCATTCACCCGTTCGACGACGGCAACGGGCGGGTGGGACGCATTCTGCTCAACTATCTGGCCATCTCTGGGGGCTGTCCACCCATTGTGATCAAGGGCATCACCGCCGAAGAGCGCACCAGCTACTACAGAGCCCTCGAAGCGGCGGACACAGGCTTCCATAGCGGATTTCCAGCGCCTGAAGTTGCAGAACTTGAGATGCGCCTGGAGCAGGGAAACTTCGGGCCAATCGAAGCCTTGCTGTGCAGCGGCTTGCTTCCAAGGTTGGACAGGCTGATCGCCATTGCCTTCGAGCGGCAGTCAGCACTTCAACCGCTGCGGGAAGTTGCAGAGCACTTTGCTGTCAAAGAAGCGACGCTCAGAAAATGGATCGAGCGCGGCAAGCTGATCGCCCTCAAGCGCGACAACAAGCTTCTCAGCCATCCCAGGTTGTACCTGAGCGACGATTGACTGCGGGGATCGAGGGGCTTTCACTCAGGATTGAGAATACGTTCAGTGCTGAGGTGCAGGTCCGGAAAAGTCGGTGAGACAATCTCCTGCCCAGCTTGAAAAATCGCCTCCTCGTAGAATCCTTCTTCCCAGACGAGCACACTCACCTTCTGCTCGATCGGATCGACAATCCAGTACTCCGGCACGCCAAATCCCGCGTATTCAGAACGTTTGAAGCGGTAGTCGCGCTTTACCGATTCAGGGCTGACCACTTCGATCACCAAAGGCGGCGGTGTCTGGAGCACAGCAGCAGTATTTTCGATGTCGTCCACCTGCTGTGCAGTCAGGATGCACAGATCGGGAATCCGTACCCGCCGCAGCGCAGTCTGGACTCCCGTCTCGCTCTGCCGTACCTGCCAGTTTCTTGCCAGACGATCGACTTCTTCCTGCAGACAAAACAGAAGAAACCGCACAATCCGGCCATGCTTGCCGGTGGCCGGGGTCATCCGCTCCAGAACTCCATCGACCAGTTCGTGGCGGTAATCGGTACCATCGTCGTAGTGCAGGTACTCTTCGTAGGTGAGCAGACGACCAGCGGGAGCTTCCATCAAAGACTGCCGAGGACAGGTTGCCACCAGGATAGCTTCGTAAATCAGTATCTGATGGACGAAGTGTACCTGGGCAACGGTTGAACGTACATGGCTAAGGAGACGAAGGTCATTCAACGTTAGACCAAAGCAGCCCTACGTCCCTTGTGGCAGATGAAAAACGAGACGAGCCTGCAACTGACTTCACCCATCCCGCCTGCAGCCCAGTTACAGTGAACCCCCCCTCTTCTTCCCTGCCCGGCGGGGGCAGGGGAGGAGAGCGGGGGGCAGGGGGGGGTGTGGAGGGGTGGGGGACGGTTTTAGAAATGCTCAAAACTCCAGCCCAAAACCTGCTGCTTATTTAGCTTCGTCTACTTAAGTACGGTTTCAATTCCCAGGGCTGCAGAGCCAGGAGTAAAAGATAGAGCAGGTTGTCGTCGATGCTGAGGGTCGCATTTTGCTGCCTGCCAACCTGCGACAGCAGATGGGGCTGCATTCAGAGTCCGTTTTGACTGTGCGTCTGGAAGGCGATCAATTGATCTTACAAAGAGCGGACATATTGTCTCCAGACAAAGAACCGGCTGTGGAAGAGATTGGGGGCTTCCTGATGGTGGACGCCGAGATTTCAGGAGACCCACGCACTGTGGTCGAGCGAATGCGCCAGGAACGCCCCGATCGTCTAGCCAACTTGTAATACATTCCGCTGCCTAAGGTCAGTGTCTTTAGTCTGAACTATCAGGTTTGAATTAAATAGCAGCAGCACCGACCTGGCCGGTGCGGATGCGCAGGGCTTCTTCGACGGCAAGGACGAAGATTTTGCCGTCGCCGGACTGGCCAGTGTGGGCGAGGCGCTGGATGGTGCTCACGATCGTTTCGACGGCAGTTTCTTCGACGACGATCTCAATGCGCACTTTGTGGGAAAGGTAATCGGCGGCGTCCTGGACGAAGTGGGCCTGGGTCGCTTCGATGCCGAAGCCGCGCACATCCCAGCAGGTAAGACCGTGGACTTTGCCCCGCAGGCCGCGCAGCACCCGATCGAGCATAAAAGGCTGGATGATGGCCACGATCATCTTCATTGGATCCCTCCGGCGGCTTTCAGGGCTTCGCCCTGTAGGGCCAGAGTACCGCCTGTCACCACCGGCTCACCCGCTTTGAGACCACTTTTAATCTGGACGTAGGTGCCGTCGTCGAGGCCGGTCTCGACCCGGCGCTCCTGGTAGCGGTGGTTGCCCAGGGGCACGTAGGCAAAGCTGTAGTCGCCGGAGCGCTGCAGGGCGTTTTTGGGCACCGAGAGCGTGTGGGCGTCGCCTACCTGGACTTCGATGCGGGCGAACATCTCGGGCTTGAGGGTGAGGGTCGGATTGGGCACATCGACGTAGATGGGCAGGGTGCGCGTCTGGGGATCGAGGGCGTTCGCGACGTAGCGGATGCGGCCAGGGAAGGAGAGCCCGAGGCTGTCGAGGGTGAGCTTGACCGGCTGACCCAGGTGAATTTTGGGGATGTCCTTTTCGTAGATGTCGGCGACGAGCTTGACGCGGCTGAGGTCGGCGACGGTAAAGAGTTCTTTGCTCGGATCGGCCAGTTCACCGATGTTGATGCTGCGGGTGAGAAGAATGCCCGCACGCGGCGAGATGATGTCGATGAACGGATCGATGCGCCGGTTGCGCACGACCTGGGCGGCGGCACCGGACTCGACGCCGTAGAGCGACAGCCGCTCCTGGACGGTGGCAATCGATGCTTCGCGCTTGGTAAGCAGCGCCTCGTAGGTCGTCTGGTCCTTTTCGTACTGGGTGCGGGCGGCCTCCAGGTCCGCCTGGGCAGAGATGCGGTCGTTGAAGAGCTTTTGCTCGCGCTGGAAGGCGGCCTTTGAGAAGGCGAGCTGCACCTTCGCCTGGCGGATATCGGCGTCGGACTGGAGAATCGTCTGCAACAAATCCGCCTCGATCTGGCCCACATCGTCGGATTTGAGGGTGGCGAGCACCTGGCCGGGAGAGACGCGCTGGCCCAGTTTGACGCTCACAGTCACGATCCGGCCTGTGACCGGAGTGGAGATGTGGGCGATGTGGTCGGCGGCGGGTTTGACCTGGCCGGTGGACTGCACCGTTACCGGGAAGGGCCGGACGGTAGCAATGTCGGTGCGCAGGCCAATCTGCTGCTCCTGGGCGGGGGTGAGCGTCAGGTCGCTCGGGCCTTTGGGGGCGATGGCGGCCTCAGCGGGCACTTCCGGGATCTTGACCTCGCTGGAACAGGAGGCGAGGGTCAGGCTAAAGGCAGCGAGGGCAAAAGGAAGAATGTAGCGCTTCATCGGTAGAGCTTCCACTGAGTGTTTACAGTTCGGCGTTGAGCAATTTTTTGTCTTCGAGCAAGCCGTAGAGTACCGGCACGACGAAGACCGTGAGCAAGGTGGCGGTGAGCAGTCCGCCAATAATCACGATCGCAAAAGGTTTCTGGCTCTGGGAGCCGATGCCGTTGGAGAGGGCCGCCGGAATCAAGCCGAGAATGGCGACGGTACCCGCCATCAAGACGGGCCGCAGGCGGGTCTGCGCCCCTTCAAAGACCGCCTTCATCGTTGGGAAGCCTTCCTGGCGCAGTTGCCGGATATAGGTGAGGATAATCACGCTGTTTTGAACCGACACACCGGCGGCGGCGATAAAGCCCACACCGGCGGAGACCGAGAAGTAGGTGTGGGTGAGCCAGAGGCCGCTGACACCGCCGATGGCGGCGAGCGGAATGGCGGTCATGGCGATGAGGGCGTCGCGGACCGTGCCGAAGGAACTGTAGAGGATCAAGAAGATCACCCCGAGCGTGATCGGGATGGCGATCGACAGCCGGGCGTTGGCCCGCTGCTGGTTCTCGAACTGGCCGCCCCAGACGAGGTGATAGCCCTCGGGCAACTTGACCTGGGCGTTCACTTTTTGCTGGGCCTCAGCCACCGCTCCCCCCAGGTCGCGGTTGCGCACGTTCGCCTTGACCAGAATCAAGCGCGAGTTTTCGGAGCGACCGATCATCGTCGCCCCGACCGTGGTCTCGACTTTTGCCACCGCCGCCAGCGGCACCGTCCGGCCATTGGGGGCGGTGATCAAGATGTTGGCGAGGGCGTCGGGGCTGGAGCGGAAGGGCCGATCGAAGCGCACCAGCACGTTGAACTTGCGCTCGCCCTCGACCAGTTGGGTAGCGACGGTGCCGCCTACCGCCGTCTCGATTACCTGTTCGATATCTTCGACGTTGACGCCGTAGCGATCCGCTGAGCGGCGGTCCACCTGGATCTGGTACTGGGGCTGGCCGAGCATCTTGTCGTCGGCGACATCGACCATGCCCGGAATTTTGGTCATGATCGCTGCTATCTGATCGCCGTATTTTTGCAGGACGCTCAGATCCGGCCCGTAGAGCTTGACGGCCACTTCGCCTTTGGCTCCGGCAATCGCCTCATCGACGTTGTCTTGGATGTACTGGCTGAAGGTGGTGAGGATGCCGGGGACGTTCTGGAGGTTCCTGTCCATCGCCTCGACCAGCTCTTCTTTGTTCTGGTGCCACTTTGGATTCCACTGCTCGGCGGGCTTGAGATCGACCAAAAATTCGATGTTGCTCGGGTTGTTGGCGTCGGTGCCGTCGTCGGGGGAGCCGACCTGGGAGACGACGTTTTTGACCTCGCCGAAGCGGATGAGCCTGAGGCGAATCGCCTGCGCCACCTTCACCGACTGCTCCAGCGAGACGCTGGTGGGTAGGACCGTTACCCGAAGCCAGATGTTGCCCTCGTCGAGGTTGGGCAAAAATTCGGAGCCGACGCTGCCAAAAAGAAGCACCGCTGCGCCAAAGGCCGCCGCACAACCGCCCAACAGCGCCCAGGGCGCACGCACGGCGGCGGTGAGCAGGGGCCGGTAGATTTTTTCTGCCAGATAAAGAATCGGGCTCTCGCGCTCGATAAGGGGCTTGCGGGTGAGGACGAACGAGCAGAGCACCGGGATCACCGTGAGCGAGACGAGCACCGCCCCGAGCAGGGCAAAGTTCATCGTAAAGGCGAGGGGCCGGAAGAGCTTGCCTGCCACCCCGTCGAAGGCAAAGATCGGCAAAAAGGCGGTGACGATGATCGTCGTCGCAAAGAGGATGGGCTTGCCGACATCTTTGGCCGCCTCCAGCGTCAACTGCACCCGGTCGATGGGCTGCAGGTCGTGGCCCTCGTGGGCGAGGCGGCGGTAGATGTTCTCGACCATCACCACCGTGCCGTCCACGATGATCCCAAAATCGACCGCCCCGAGGGAGAGCAAGTTGGCCGGGATCCGAAAGACGTTGAGGAGCACGAAGGCAAAGAGCAGCGCAAGCGGGATCACCGTGGCGGCGATGAGGGCCGATCGCACCTCAAAAAGAAACAACAACAGCACCACCACCACCAGCACGATCCCCTCGGCGACGTTGTGGCCGATCGTATCGAGGGTGCGGCGGATCAGTTCGGTGCGGTCGTAGAGCGGCACCAGCTTGATGCCGTGGGGGAGGGCTGCCTGGATGTCGGGAAATTTTTCGTAGAGCCTTTCGATGACCGCCGAGGGATCCTCGCCCCGGCGCATGAGCACGATGCCCTGGACCACGTCGTCGTCGCGGTTTTTGCCCACCTGGCCGAGGCGCACGCCGGGACCGACGTCGATGTGGGAAACGTCGCGCACGCGGATCGGTGTGCCGTCGTCGGCGGCACTCACCACCACATCCCCCAGGTCGTCGGCATTTTTGAGCAGCCCCAGTCCCCGGACGATGTACGCCTGGCCGTTGTTTTCGATGTAGTTGCCGCCGGTAGTGGCGTTGGAGCGCGAGATCGCCTCGTAGACCTGGGTGACGCTCAGGTTGTACGCCTTGAGGCGGCCTGGATCGACGTTGACTCTGTAGGTCTTGGTCGGCCCGCCGAAGCTCGTCACGTCGATCACACCGGGGATCTGGCGAAAGAGTTTTTCGAGTTGCCAGTCCTGGGTAGCCTTGAGGGTGAGCGGATCGTAGTAGTCCGACTCAAGGGTGTAGCGGTAAATTTCGCCGATCGCCGAAGCGTCCGGGTCGAGTTCGGGTTTGGCAGAATCGGGCAGATCCGCCTGGGCAACCCGCTCCAGCACCTGCTGGCGGGCGAGCTGGCTCGGGGTGCCGTCGGCGAAGGTGATGATCACCACCGAAAGACCAAAGATCGACTGCGAGCGCAGGTTCGTCTCACCGGGGATGCCGTTGAGTTCTTTTTCGAGGGGAATCGTCACCAACCGCTCGACTTCTTCGGCCCCTTTGCCCGGCAGGAGGGTGATTACCCGCACCCGTGGATCGGTAAAGTCAGGGTACGCCTCAAGGGAAAGGGTCTTGAAGGCGACAAAACCACCGGCGAGCAATAGCAGAGCAAGGGCCACCACGATGTAGCGCCGCTTCAGTGCCAGGGTGATCAGCCGGTCGATCGAAAAATTCATCACACCTCACTGTCGGGTCAGGCCATCCAGCCTGAGCCTAGTACGGTCGTGTGACGGCAGGCTGGAGTTGCTGTGGATTTACGTAACATTGCGCACCGAATCACAGCGACAGGGGCGATCCGACCGCTGTCTCCAGATCGGCCCAGGCGCTCTGGTAAGCCACGACCGCATCGAGATAGCCGCTGCGGATCTGCTGGTTGGCCTGCTGGGCAAAGATGGCACTGGTGAGGCCCGTCTTGCCCACCTGGTAGCTCTCCTGGGCGAGCTGCAGCACGTTCTGGGAAGCCGGCAAAAGCTGCTCCTGATATTTGCGGATGTTCTCGCGCGAAATACTCAGAGCCTGGTAGGCGCTGCGCACCTCGGCGGCGATCTGGGCGCGCAGGGCCGCCTGCTGCAGCCCAGATTGCTCGATCGTCACCTGGGCTCTTGCCACCTCGCCCTGCTGGTTGTAGAAGATGGGCACGGTGACACCCGCTCCTAAAAAGACACCGTTGGCCTGGGGCTGACCGTTGGCGAGGCTGGTAAACAGATACCCGGCACTCAGCTGCAGATCTGGGACGCGCTGGGACTGGGCGAGGCCCAGTTGGGAGCGGGCCACCTGGGACTGCTGCTGGACAGCGAGCAGGTCGAGCCGCTGGGTGTAGGCGCGCCCCAAAAGCGTCTCCACCTGCGGCAGCTCGCTGTTGGGTACAGGAGCCAGTTCAGAGCGCTGCACCGAGAGTTTGAACAGACCCGTATCGCTGATCGACACGTCCTGCTTGGGATCGGCTTCGCCCAGCAGGCTCGCCAGGGCGATGCGCGCCTGGCGCAGGCGGCCCTCCGCCAGAGTGCGCTGGGTGTCGATCTGCGAGCGGGACAATTGCGCCTGCAACAATTCTGCCTCCGGAGCCGCACCGGCCTCGAAGCGCTTGGCGGCGATATCGACCAGCCGCTGGACCAGGGCGGTCTGGGCTTCGACCGAGGCAGCGTTCGCAGCGGCGGCGGCCAGCTCGGCGTAAGCTTTGCGCACCTGGGAGCGGATCTGCCAGCGCTGGGCATCCAGCTGGAGCTGGGAGAGCCGGTAGTTGGCGTCGGCCACCGCCAGTCGGGCGGAGCGCTTGCCCCCCAGTTCAACCGTCTGGCTCACCCCCACCTGCTGGGGGTTGGCCTGGTCGGTGTAGACGCTGCCAAAGCCGTACTGGGCTGCGATCTGCGGATTGGGAACCGCCCCTGCGATCGTGATGTCGGCCTGGGCGAGGTTGAGGTTGCGACGGGAGACGACCAGTTGCGGATTAAAGCGGTCAGCCCGCTCGAACGCTTCGCTCAGACTCAGATCGAACTGGCTGGGAGGCTGGGTGAGCGGGGCGCTATTTTGGAGAGCAGGCGGCGGGGCGGAGGGTAGAGCCGGGGGGGCAGGCGGGGGTGCCGCCGGTACAGCGAGGGGACCGACGGGCGGGGGAGCGGCGAGTGCCGCGCCAGCGACAAAAAAACACGTGAGAATAGCGAGTGGAATCGAATAGCGCATGGTAGGTCGCAACAATCAGCAATCTTTACTTTGCCGGAAGACAGGCGATCTGGCCAGGAGTTCCCGACGCCGGCCCGGCATAAAAAACC harbors:
- a CDS encoding Uma2 family endonuclease is translated as MEAPAGRLLTYEEYLHYDDGTDYRHELVDGVLERMTPATGKHGRIVRFLLFCLQEEVDRLARNWQVRQSETGVQTALRRVRIPDLCILTAQQVDDIENTAAVLQTPPPLVIEVVSPESVKRDYRFKRSEYAGFGVPEYWIVDPIEQKVSVLVWEEGFYEEAIFQAGQEIVSPTFPDLHLSTERILNPE
- the btpA gene encoding photosystem I biogenesis protein BtpA, whose translation is MSLLLELFSTPKPIVGVVHLLPLPTSPRWSGSLDAVIARAEQEATALATGGVDGLIVENYYDAPFVPGRVDPAVVAAMSLIVKRILHLVSVPVGINVLRNDAHAALAISACTGAQFIRVNVLVGTMATDQGLIQGEAHSVLRYRRELGTRTRIFADVLVKHASPLGSTDLFQVARDTVERGLADGIIVSGTATGRPPDLADLETARAAVPEVPILIGSGATPDNIAQLLDLADGAIVASALKRFGKPDQPIDPHRTRQFVDASHYPTNGTGINPGLVADLEEVESLF
- a CDS encoding efflux RND transporter permease subunit, which produces MNFSIDRLITLALKRRYIVVALALLLLAGGFVAFKTLSLEAYPDFTDPRVRVITLLPGKGAEEVERLVTIPLEKELNGIPGETNLRSQSIFGLSVVIITFADGTPSQLARQQVLERVAQADLPDSAKPELDPDASAIGEIYRYTLESDYYDPLTLKATQDWQLEKLFRQIPGVIDVTSFGGPTKTYRVNVDPGRLKAYNLSVTQVYEAISRSNATTGGNYIENNGQAYIVRGLGLLKNADDLGDVVVSAADDGTPIRVRDVSHIDVGPGVRLGQVGKNRDDDVVQGIVLMRRGEDPSAVIERLYEKFPDIQAALPHGIKLVPLYDRTELIRRTLDTIGHNVAEGIVLVVVVLLLFLFEVRSALIAATVIPLALLFAFVLLNVFRIPANLLSLGAVDFGIIVDGTVVMVENIYRRLAHEGHDLQPIDRVQLTLEAAKDVGKPILFATTIIVTAFLPIFAFDGVAGKLFRPLAFTMNFALLGAVLVSLTVIPVLCSFVLTRKPLIERESPILYLAEKIYRPLLTAAVRAPWALLGGCAAAFGAAVLLFGSVGSEFLPNLDEGNIWLRVTVLPTSVSLEQSVKVAQAIRLRLIRFGEVKNVVSQVGSPDDGTDANNPSNIEFLVDLKPAEQWNPKWHQNKEELVEAMDRNLQNVPGILTTFSQYIQDNVDEAIAGAKGEVAVKLYGPDLSVLQKYGDQIAAIMTKIPGMVDVADDKMLGQPQYQIQVDRRSADRYGVNVEDIEQVIETAVGGTVATQLVEGERKFNVLVRFDRPFRSSPDALANILITAPNGRTVPLAAVAKVETTVGATMIGRSENSRLILVKANVRNRDLGGAVAEAQQKVNAQVKLPEGYHLVWGGQFENQQRANARLSIAIPITLGVIFLILYSSFGTVRDALIAMTAIPLAAIGGVSGLWLTHTYFSVSAGVGFIAAAGVSVQNSVIILTYIRQLRQEGFPTMKAVFEGAQTRLRPVLMAGTVAILGLIPAALSNGIGSQSQKPFAIVIIGGLLTATLLTVFVVPVLYGLLEDKKLLNAEL
- a CDS encoding P-II family nitrogen regulator, which gives rise to MKMIVAIIQPFMLDRVLRGLRGKVHGLTCWDVRGFGIEATQAHFVQDAADYLSHKVRIEIVVEETAVETIVSTIQRLAHTGQSGDGKIFVLAVEEALRIRTGQVGAAAI
- a CDS encoding Fic family protein → MLEEETRNSLSIEGIFTSEQNLQAVLSGRKSAPEVLNYYRTAESVYDQALQYYREEDFRLDTALVRHIHSSLFKEVTDRRGEFRHGAIRIQGAQVQPPDRDIDQYVRVYLELCRSSLKKQPLLAALARSHILFESIHPFDDGNGRVGRILLNYLAISGGCPPIVIKGITAEERTSYYRALEAADTGFHSGFPAPEVAELEMRLEQGNFGPIEALLCSGLLPRLDRLIAIAFERQSALQPLREVAEHFAVKEATLRKWIERGKLIALKRDNKLLSHPRLYLSDD
- a CDS encoding efflux RND transporter periplasmic adaptor subunit translates to MKRYILPFALAAFSLTLASCSSEVKIPEVPAEAAIAPKGPSDLTLTPAQEQQIGLRTDIATVRPFPVTVQSTGQVKPAADHIAHISTPVTGRIVTVSVKLGQRVSPGQVLATLKSDDVGQIEADLLQTILQSDADIRQAKVQLAFSKAAFQREQKLFNDRISAQADLEAARTQYEKDQTTYEALLTKREASIATVQERLSLYGVESGAAAQVVRNRRIDPFIDIISPRAGILLTRSINIGELADPSKELFTVADLSRVKLVADIYEKDIPKIHLGQPVKLTLDSLGLSFPGRIRYVANALDPQTRTLPIYVDVPNPTLTLKPEMFARIEVQVGDAHTLSVPKNALQRSGDYSFAYVPLGNHRYQERRVETGLDDGTYVQIKSGLKAGEPVVTGGTLALQGEALKAAGGIQ
- the folK gene encoding 2-amino-4-hydroxy-6-hydroxymethyldihydropteridine diphosphokinase, translated to MARAAIALGANLGERFAVLTRAVRSLHRPAIGLEVKAISSWYETEPVGPPQPLYINGCLVLETSLSPLRLLAELQQREVEAGRVRTVHWGARTLDLDLLWYDDCVLASPELTLPHPRLEERAFVLVPLAEVAPDWQHPLTLKRLVQLRRNCDEQGVGRYTRRALVLCPLGPVDLRPLVREDFDALQALATRCWWQTYRGLLSDEAIESFIRYTYNLETIAYAAERADGRFWVAEDPAGGLIGFTQAVIAADRAHLSRLYVAPECQGLGLGTALWQLVRGELEAQGVQRCTLTVLNTNTVAIRFYEHLGFERTGPSGDNRYEYVFYLDSNV
- a CDS encoding class I SAM-dependent methyltransferase encodes the protein MNRPFDFSAQAREERATDPALLASALALMYDRAIRTGWELDMPCRQEHGGAFLARIAELLQALKQQPTPEEISSWEQSLTTYLAEGAQRDPAPRLAVALELADEMSGLAGGFVLQFSFIPEENPAALLDSGAAPDQLLQVRGVLRLPCLPSFLGEQVRLLGNILRALGQRHLGAEDLEGWRASFAPLLPEWFAQSANACLQVQFASLDPAIGLAGGIDLEVSRIFASIESHYQRWSRTREGPLFGEHPDAMALNVAACLGEAAAAPVLDVGAGTGRNSLALARLGHPVDALELTVVLTEQLDAAVEAEGLPVRVLQGDIFDAELALPPSSYRLVLLSEVIASHFRSVDELRRLLIRACELLAPGGMLLFDVFLADPDFEPSAAAREMSQLYWCWLLTPTELQQALAGLPLVLVADEAVLDYERTHLPPELWPPTRWYVQWTSGRNLFPVVGRPPVERHWLLCRR